A genome region from Microbacterium sp. CGR2 includes the following:
- a CDS encoding sensor histidine kinase codes for MGTATVRLRPTTGRQALPRLRESVVVAVLIVAAIVEGSLRDDLSWPAATVVLTVVMLSGLLWRRSHPLAVVLIVTALTAALDVAQFAAGVPGDGMATMFALILAPYSLFRWGARNARVIGGVALAAGVLSSAALGPEPAGDGVIGALAGVLFVGCACLLGALRRERAERRQKEIAVARSQEREALARDLHDTIGHHVSAIAIRAQATAFAVDDPSVVADSLRVIETEAKTVLDEMRSLVRTLRTAAEYAPATGLSDLARLATVGPPRVTVEIEQMDAPSELHAATLYRVAQEAVTNARRHADAVTEVSITLRAEGEDLDLRVRDDGRGPATAASEGYGLVGIAERVALLGGTVDAGRQPEGGWLVHARIPRRAP; via the coding sequence GTGGGCACTGCGACCGTGCGGCTTCGTCCGACGACCGGGAGACAAGCTCTGCCGCGCCTTCGGGAGTCGGTGGTCGTCGCCGTCCTGATCGTCGCGGCGATCGTCGAGGGCTCGCTCCGTGATGATCTGTCTTGGCCGGCAGCGACGGTCGTTCTCACCGTGGTCATGCTGTCCGGGCTTCTCTGGCGGCGAAGCCACCCCCTCGCTGTCGTTCTGATCGTCACCGCTCTCACCGCCGCTCTCGACGTCGCGCAGTTCGCCGCCGGGGTCCCCGGAGACGGAATGGCCACGATGTTCGCATTGATCCTGGCGCCGTACTCCCTGTTCCGCTGGGGAGCGAGGAACGCGCGCGTCATCGGGGGTGTCGCTCTCGCCGCGGGAGTCCTGTCCTCCGCGGCTCTGGGGCCGGAACCTGCCGGAGACGGCGTCATCGGCGCGCTCGCCGGTGTACTGTTCGTCGGCTGCGCCTGCCTGCTCGGGGCACTCCGGCGGGAGCGCGCCGAGCGCCGGCAGAAGGAGATCGCCGTCGCACGGTCCCAGGAACGCGAAGCACTCGCACGGGACCTGCACGACACGATCGGTCACCACGTGTCAGCCATCGCCATCCGCGCCCAGGCCACTGCCTTCGCCGTCGACGATCCGTCGGTGGTCGCGGATTCGCTCCGTGTCATCGAGACCGAGGCCAAGACCGTCCTCGACGAGATGCGTTCTCTCGTCCGCACGCTGCGCACCGCGGCGGAGTACGCGCCGGCGACCGGGCTGTCGGACCTCGCTCGACTCGCGACGGTCGGGCCGCCTCGGGTCACGGTGGAGATCGAGCAGATGGATGCTCCGTCCGAGCTCCATGCGGCAACGCTGTACCGTGTCGCTCAAGAAGCGGTCACGAATGCTCGTCGGCACGCGGATGCTGTCACCGAGGTGTCGATCACTCTGCGCGCCGAGGGAGAAGACCTCGACCTCAGGGTGCGCGACGACGGGAGAGGACCGGCGACGGCCGCATCGGAGGGATATGGATTGGTGGGCATCGCCGAGCGCGTCGCGCTCTTGGGCGGCACGGTCGATGCGGGCCGGCAGCCGGAGGGCGGCTGGCTGGTCCACGCGCGGATCCCTCGGAGGGCCCCATGA
- a CDS encoding response regulator transcription factor encodes MIRVLVADDQEPVRTGLRMLLNALSDIEVVGVAADGLEAVALARTLRPDVALLDIRMPHLDGIQATARLAGPGVEDPLAVVIITTFDLDEYLHRALRAGAKGFLLKDAGAQLIGEAIRAAASGESLVSPQITTRLLSAFAAPRPDIAAPAERLTGREEEVLVLLAQGLTNVEIGERLFLSLGTVKTHIGAILTKLGLRNRVEAAMWAFDTGRVGPGR; translated from the coding sequence ATGATCCGTGTCCTCGTCGCCGACGACCAGGAGCCGGTGCGCACGGGCCTGCGCATGCTGCTGAACGCCCTCTCGGACATCGAAGTCGTGGGCGTGGCGGCCGACGGACTCGAGGCGGTCGCGCTGGCTCGGACCCTGCGCCCTGACGTGGCCCTGCTCGACATCCGCATGCCTCATCTCGACGGCATCCAAGCCACGGCGCGACTCGCAGGGCCCGGTGTCGAGGACCCCCTTGCGGTGGTCATCATCACGACGTTCGACCTCGACGAGTACCTGCACAGAGCCCTGCGCGCGGGGGCCAAGGGGTTTCTGCTGAAGGATGCCGGCGCGCAGCTCATCGGCGAAGCCATCCGCGCCGCGGCGTCGGGGGAGTCGCTCGTCTCGCCGCAGATCACGACGCGCCTGCTCAGCGCTTTCGCCGCTCCGCGTCCCGACATCGCCGCGCCCGCGGAGCGGCTGACGGGTCGTGAAGAAGAGGTGCTCGTCCTCCTCGCCCAGGGGCTGACGAACGTCGAGATCGGGGAGCGCCTGTTCCTCTCCCTCGGCACGGTCAAGACCCATATCGGGGCGATCCTGACCAAGCTGGGGCTCCGCAACCGCGTGGAGGCCGCCATGTGGGCCTTCGACACGGGCCGTGTCGGACCCGGGCGTTGA
- a CDS encoding LacI family DNA-binding transcriptional regulator, producing MASIDEVARLAGVSTATVSRALSGRGHVSESARERVQAAAQSLGYVVSSRASSLASGRTRNIGVVVPFLDRWFFSTVLSGVSAALMREGYDITLYNITADKDVRRHVFDTFLRRQRVDAVIAVAIELDEAETQHLLDLGLPVIAIGGPNPKLDTLTVDDIAVAQLATEHLLGLGHRDIAHIGANPEFDIDFHIPTNRRLGFERALAKAGIPLNPAFLEPADFTVEGGYRAAKQLLGRPGPRPSAVFAASDEMAIGALLAARDLGFRVPEDLSIVGIDGHELGEFFRLSTVDQFPLGQGERAAEAVLAKLAEPDAVRIPAALPYELNVRGTTARV from the coding sequence ATGGCGAGCATCGACGAAGTGGCCCGGCTCGCCGGCGTCTCCACCGCCACCGTCTCGCGCGCCCTGAGCGGCCGCGGGCACGTGTCCGAGTCGGCCAGGGAACGCGTGCAGGCGGCGGCGCAGTCGCTGGGCTACGTCGTCTCGTCACGCGCGTCCAGCCTCGCATCCGGCCGCACGCGGAACATCGGCGTGGTGGTGCCGTTCCTCGACCGCTGGTTCTTCAGCACGGTGCTCTCCGGCGTCTCCGCCGCGCTGATGCGGGAGGGCTACGACATCACCCTCTACAACATCACCGCCGACAAGGACGTGCGCCGACACGTCTTCGACACCTTCCTGCGCCGTCAGCGAGTGGACGCCGTCATCGCGGTGGCGATCGAGCTCGATGAGGCGGAGACACAGCACCTGCTCGACCTCGGCCTGCCGGTCATCGCGATCGGCGGGCCGAACCCGAAGCTCGACACGCTCACGGTCGACGACATCGCGGTCGCGCAGTTGGCCACGGAACACCTGCTCGGACTCGGACACCGCGACATCGCACACATCGGCGCGAACCCCGAGTTCGACATCGACTTCCACATCCCGACCAACCGGCGGCTGGGTTTCGAGCGGGCACTCGCGAAGGCCGGCATCCCCCTCAATCCGGCATTCCTGGAGCCCGCGGACTTCACCGTGGAAGGCGGATACCGGGCGGCGAAACAGCTGCTCGGTCGCCCCGGTCCTCGCCCGAGCGCGGTGTTCGCGGCATCCGACGAGATGGCGATCGGCGCTCTCCTCGCCGCCCGCGATCTGGGGTTCCGGGTGCCGGAGGATCTCTCGATCGTCGGCATCGACGGTCATGAGCTGGGCGAGTTCTTCCGCCTGTCGACGGTCGATCAGTTCCCCCTCGGGCAGGGCGAGCGGGCGGCCGAGGCGGTCCTCGCCAAGCTCGCGGAGCCGGATGCCGTGCGCATCCCCGCAGCTCTCCCCTACGAATTGAACGTGCGCGGGACGACCGCTCGCGTCTGA
- a CDS encoding sodium:alanine symporter family protein — translation MDALNDFVVFAGDKLWTWAVLPLLLVLGLYFTFRSGVVQFRMIPEMFRTLTDKTPRKENGEPQSVSAFQAFTISAASRVGVGNIAGVGTAIAIGGPGAIFWMWTMAFIGGASSFIESTLGQAFKVRDSEGFRGGPAYYMQHGLKARWMGIVFAVVLILCFPLSFNSLQANTIAATISGSFGGEITWIPWVVGGILAILTGLVIFGGLRRIATVTQSVVPAMALLYLLLGLVIVGMNIERLPEVFASIYTQAWGTQEVVGGTIGAIIMVGAQRGMFSNEAGLGSAPNAGASAAVTHPVKQGLVQTLGVYFDTFLICSITAFIVLVATPDLANAERGIVLTQNALVNSLGSWSNVLLSVIIFLLAFSSIIGNYYYGQSNIEFINAKPIVLTIFRTVVVAVVFLGSIASADLIWSTADGIMGVMAIINLIAIGLLSGIAFKLLRDYSEQRKAGLDPVFTKARLPEVTGIQCWEDELSVTGPIPVVAGRRSNRT, via the coding sequence ATGGACGCGCTCAATGACTTCGTAGTGTTCGCCGGGGACAAGTTGTGGACGTGGGCAGTGCTGCCCCTCCTCCTCGTACTCGGCCTCTACTTCACCTTCCGATCCGGTGTGGTGCAGTTCCGGATGATCCCGGAGATGTTCCGCACTCTGACTGACAAGACCCCGCGCAAGGAGAACGGCGAACCGCAGTCGGTCTCGGCCTTCCAGGCGTTCACCATCTCCGCGGCATCCCGCGTCGGCGTCGGCAACATCGCCGGTGTCGGCACCGCGATCGCAATCGGCGGCCCGGGCGCGATCTTCTGGATGTGGACGATGGCGTTCATCGGCGGAGCATCCAGCTTCATCGAGTCGACCCTCGGCCAGGCGTTCAAGGTCCGTGACAGCGAGGGTTTCCGCGGCGGTCCTGCGTACTACATGCAGCACGGACTGAAGGCGCGCTGGATGGGCATCGTCTTCGCGGTCGTCCTGATCCTCTGCTTCCCGCTGTCCTTCAACTCGCTGCAGGCGAACACCATCGCCGCCACCATCTCGGGCAGCTTCGGCGGCGAGATCACCTGGATCCCCTGGGTCGTCGGCGGCATCCTCGCGATCCTCACCGGTCTCGTCATCTTCGGCGGGCTCCGTCGCATCGCGACCGTCACCCAGTCCGTCGTGCCGGCGATGGCACTGCTCTACCTCCTTCTCGGCCTCGTCATCGTCGGGATGAACATCGAGCGCCTGCCCGAGGTCTTCGCCTCGATCTACACGCAGGCCTGGGGAACGCAGGAGGTCGTCGGCGGCACCATCGGCGCGATCATCATGGTCGGTGCTCAGCGCGGCATGTTCTCGAACGAGGCCGGTCTCGGATCCGCTCCGAACGCCGGCGCCAGCGCAGCCGTCACGCACCCCGTCAAGCAGGGTCTCGTGCAGACGCTCGGCGTCTACTTCGACACGTTCCTCATCTGCTCGATCACCGCGTTCATCGTGCTCGTCGCCACGCCTGATCTGGCGAACGCCGAGCGCGGCATCGTCCTCACGCAGAACGCGCTCGTCAACTCGCTCGGCTCCTGGTCGAACGTCCTGCTGAGCGTCATCATCTTCCTGCTCGCCTTCAGTTCGATCATCGGCAACTACTACTACGGCCAGTCCAACATCGAGTTCATCAACGCCAAGCCGATCGTCCTCACGATCTTCCGCACCGTTGTCGTGGCCGTCGTGTTCCTCGGTTCGATCGCCTCCGCGGACCTCATCTGGAGCACGGCCGACGGCATCATGGGCGTCATGGCGATCATCAACCTGATAGCCATCGGCTTGCTCTCCGGCATCGCCTTCAAACTGCTGCGGGACTACTCGGAGCAGCGCAAGGCCGGTCTCGACCCGGTCTTCACCAAGGCGCGCCTGCCTGAGGTCACCGGCATCCAGTGCTGGGAGGACGAGCTCAGCGTGACGGGCCCGATCCCGGTCGTGGCCGGGCGCCGCTCGAACCGCACCTGA
- a CDS encoding DUF2306 domain-containing protein, with product MHTTRPAHRGEWLIAAGLIALALIPSLAGGVRLGELASGAAETAQNARFVRMPLPVVLHIIGALVFSFVGAFQFLPGLRRRHIGWHRFAGRYLLVPSGLIVAGTGLWMTAFYDVPPVDGVALQLSRYVVGILMVAFIVLGLTAILRLDVASHRAWMIRGYALALGAGTQVLTSAPFLIAFGAPDEFWRLVQMDAGWVLNMVVAEVVIRRQRVVRSVRRPRPVAVGG from the coding sequence ATGCACACCACACGACCCGCGCACCGCGGGGAATGGCTCATCGCCGCCGGACTGATCGCCCTCGCCCTCATCCCCTCACTCGCCGGCGGCGTGCGCCTCGGCGAACTCGCATCCGGCGCCGCCGAGACGGCGCAGAACGCCCGGTTCGTCCGGATGCCGCTCCCGGTCGTGCTGCACATCATCGGCGCGCTCGTCTTCTCTTTCGTCGGCGCTTTCCAGTTCCTGCCCGGGCTTCGTCGACGGCACATCGGGTGGCACCGTTTCGCGGGACGCTACCTGCTGGTGCCCTCGGGGCTGATCGTGGCGGGCACCGGGTTGTGGATGACCGCGTTCTACGATGTCCCGCCCGTCGACGGAGTCGCTCTGCAGCTTTCCCGTTATGTCGTGGGGATTCTCATGGTCGCGTTCATCGTCCTTGGGCTCACCGCCATCCTGCGCCTCGATGTCGCGAGCCATCGCGCATGGATGATCCGCGGGTATGCACTGGCACTGGGCGCGGGCACGCAGGTGCTCACCTCGGCGCCCTTTCTGATCGCCTTCGGAGCTCCCGACGAGTTCTGGCGGCTGGTGCAGATGGATGCCGGCTGGGTTCTGAACATGGTCGTCGCGGAGGTGGTGATCCGCCGCCAGAGGGTAGTCCGGAGCGTTCGGCGGCCGCGCCCCGTCGCGGTGGGTGGGTAG